The Devosia sp. YIM 151766 genome includes a region encoding these proteins:
- a CDS encoding NAD(P)/FAD-dependent oxidoreductase: protein MADRKHRVVIVGGGFGGLAAAKALAGADVEIVLIDRRNHHLFQPLLYQVATAALSPSEIAWPIRHLLRRQSNARVLMATVIGVDQASRAVLLEDGGSVAYDSLVLATGAQHAYFGHDDWETFAPGLKTVEDATAIRRKLLLALEAAERETDPARRRALLTFAIIGAGPTGVEMAGAIVELGHTSIKGQFNTLSPADLRVVLIEGADRVLLNFEPDLSEYTLNALRRMGVEVELGQPVVGIDRDGVSFGDQRLDTKTIIWAAGVAASPVAKWLGIDSDRAGRVQVEPDLSVPGLPDIFVIGDVAGILQPNGKPVPGVAPAAKQAGKHVARVIRRRLSGDMSALPFRYKHAGDLATIGKSSAVIDFGWLKLKGWFAWWVWGFAHIYFLVETRTRIVITMNWLWIYLTGQRSARLITHGEATSRKPLDEVDED from the coding sequence ATGGCAGACCGCAAGCACCGCGTCGTAATCGTCGGCGGCGGCTTTGGCGGTCTGGCAGCGGCGAAGGCGCTGGCCGGCGCCGATGTCGAAATAGTGCTGATCGACCGGCGCAATCACCACCTGTTCCAGCCCCTGCTCTATCAGGTTGCCACCGCCGCGCTCAGCCCCTCCGAGATCGCCTGGCCCATCCGCCACCTGTTGCGCCGCCAAAGCAATGCCCGGGTGCTGATGGCCACGGTCATCGGCGTCGACCAGGCCAGCCGCGCGGTGCTGCTGGAGGACGGCGGAAGCGTGGCCTATGACAGCCTCGTTCTCGCCACCGGGGCCCAGCATGCCTATTTCGGCCATGACGATTGGGAGACTTTCGCGCCAGGCCTCAAGACGGTGGAGGACGCCACCGCCATCCGCCGCAAGCTGCTGCTGGCGCTGGAGGCGGCGGAGCGCGAAACCGATCCGGCCCGCCGCCGCGCCCTGCTGACCTTCGCCATTATCGGCGCCGGCCCCACCGGCGTCGAAATGGCCGGCGCCATCGTCGAACTCGGCCATACCAGCATCAAGGGCCAGTTCAATACGCTGTCGCCCGCCGACCTGCGCGTGGTGCTGATCGAGGGAGCCGACAGGGTCCTGCTCAATTTCGAACCCGACCTGTCCGAATATACCCTCAATGCCCTGCGCCGCATGGGCGTCGAGGTCGAATTGGGCCAGCCGGTGGTCGGCATCGACCGCGATGGCGTCAGTTTCGGCGACCAGCGCCTCGACACCAAGACCATTATCTGGGCGGCGGGGGTTGCCGCCTCGCCGGTAGCCAAATGGCTCGGCATCGACAGCGACCGGGCCGGGCGCGTGCAGGTCGAGCCCGATCTGTCGGTGCCGGGCCTTCCCGACATCTTCGTGATCGGCGACGTTGCCGGCATTCTCCAGCCGAACGGCAAGCCGGTGCCCGGCGTGGCTCCGGCCGCCAAGCAGGCGGGCAAGCATGTCGCCCGCGTCATCCGCCGGCGCCTGTCCGGCGATATGTCAGCCCTGCCCTTCCGCTATAAGCACGCCGGCGACCTCGCCACGATCGGCAAGAGTTCGGCGGTCATCGATTTCGGCTGGCTCAAGCTCAAGGGCTGGTTCGCCTGGTGGGTCTGGGGCTTCGCCCATATCTATTTCCTGGTCGAGACCCGCACCCGCATCGTCATCACCATGAACTGGCTCTGGATCTATCTCACCGGCCAACGCAGCGCCCGGCTGATCACCCATGGCGAGGCGACGAGCCGCAAGCCGCTGGATGAAGTGGATGAGGACTAG
- a CDS encoding FGGY-family carbohydrate kinase, whose product MHADIPRHIAVIDIGKTNAKVVLIDSETRRQIAARNIPNNVRRDGPYPHMDIEMLWGFALDSLRALGAEHGIDGISITTHGACGALLAGDELALPILDYEFDGPDKTAEAYASVRPDFAESLSPKLPGGLNLGAQFFWQAMTFPEQFSRVTALLTYAQYWAWRLTGARASEVTSLGCHTDLWAPARGEFSSLVQLMGWQGLFPPIQPAASVIGTLRPEIAAETGLSLRLPVTCGIHDSNASLLPHLGRHHTPFTVVSTGTWTILMNVGGDTGALDQRRDSLANVDANGRAVPTARFMGGREFDALVPEIAEPGAADIAHVIANDIQALPSFAPGTGPYGARQGHWTTDPASLTPAQRYAAASLYLALMARTCLDLCGLGRSIIVEGPLARNRLFGQALARLAGVPVHASGDSTGTSLGASLLFGGTLPETGGSHAFEPLQAAGLDAYIAKWRERVDQV is encoded by the coding sequence ATGCACGCTGACATTCCCCGCCATATCGCCGTCATCGATATCGGCAAGACCAATGCCAAGGTCGTGCTGATCGACAGCGAAACGCGCCGGCAGATCGCCGCACGGAACATTCCCAATAATGTCCGCCGCGACGGTCCCTATCCGCATATGGATATCGAGATGCTCTGGGGCTTTGCGCTGGACAGCCTCAGGGCCCTGGGCGCGGAGCACGGTATCGACGGCATTTCCATCACCACCCATGGCGCCTGCGGGGCGCTGCTGGCCGGTGACGAGCTGGCGCTGCCGATCCTCGATTACGAATTCGACGGCCCTGACAAGACCGCCGAAGCCTATGCGTCGGTTCGCCCGGACTTTGCCGAAAGCCTCTCGCCAAAACTGCCCGGCGGCCTCAATCTGGGGGCGCAATTCTTCTGGCAGGCCATGACTTTTCCCGAGCAATTTTCGCGGGTCACGGCGCTGCTCACCTATGCGCAATATTGGGCCTGGCGGCTGACAGGCGCCCGCGCCAGCGAAGTCACGTCCCTGGGCTGCCACACCGATCTGTGGGCTCCGGCGAGGGGCGAATTTTCCTCGCTGGTGCAGCTTATGGGCTGGCAGGGCCTGTTCCCGCCGATCCAGCCGGCCGCTTCCGTCATCGGCACGCTGCGCCCGGAAATCGCCGCCGAAACCGGCCTGTCGCTGCGCCTTCCCGTCACCTGCGGCATCCACGATTCCAACGCCTCGCTGCTGCCGCATCTGGGCCGGCACCACACGCCCTTCACCGTGGTCTCGACCGGCACCTGGACCATCCTGATGAATGTGGGCGGCGATACCGGCGCCCTGGATCAGCGCCGCGACAGCCTCGCCAATGTCGATGCCAATGGCCGCGCCGTGCCCACTGCCCGCTTCATGGGAGGGCGGGAATTCGACGCTCTGGTGCCTGAAATCGCCGAGCCCGGGGCGGCGGATATCGCCCATGTCATCGCCAATGACATCCAGGCGCTGCCCAGCTTCGCGCCCGGCACCGGCCCCTATGGCGCCCGGCAGGGCCATTGGACCACCGATCCGGCCAGCCTCACTCCGGCGCAGCGTTATGCCGCCGCCTCGCTCTATCTGGCGCTGATGGCGCGGACCTGCCTCGATCTGTGCGGTCTCGGCCGCTCCATCATCGTCGAGGGGCCGCTGGCGCGCAACCGGCTGTTCGGCCAGGCCCTGGCGCGGCTTGCCGGCGTACCGGTCCATGCCTCGGGCGACAGCACCGGAACCAGCCTCGGCGCCAGCCTGTTGTTCGGGGGCACCCTGCCCGAAACAGGCGGCAGCCATGCGTTCGAACCCCTGCAAGCGGCGGGGCTGGATGCCTATATTGCCAAGTGGCGCGAGCGGGTGGACCAGGTCTAG
- a CDS encoding universal stress protein, protein MYDNIICAIDGSELGTKALRYALGLAAKTGGKITAITVTDTSVIGSSGPELMMVDTGSILADLDKAKAEAARNILAEADQVAKAAGGAIVGIHITNSTAAEGILHAAKESGADLIVMGSHGRRGLGRLLLGSQAAEVLSHASIPVLIVK, encoded by the coding sequence ATGTATGACAATATCATCTGCGCCATCGACGGCTCGGAGCTCGGCACCAAGGCGCTGCGATATGCTCTGGGCCTCGCCGCCAAGACCGGCGGCAAGATCACGGCGATCACCGTCACCGACACCTCCGTCATCGGCTCGTCGGGTCCGGAATTGATGATGGTGGATACCGGCTCCATCCTCGCCGATCTCGACAAGGCCAAGGCGGAGGCGGCCAGGAACATCCTGGCCGAGGCCGATCAGGTGGCCAAGGCGGCGGGCGGCGCTATTGTCGGCATTCACATCACCAACAGCACCGCCGCCGAAGGCATCCTGCATGCCGCCAAGGAAAGCGGCGCCGACCTCATCGTCATGGGCTCGCATGGCCGGCGCGGTCTCGGCCGCCTGCTGCTGGGCAGCCAGGCCGCCGAAGTGCTGTCCCATGCGAGCATTCCGGTGCTGATCGTCAAATAG
- a CDS encoding MBL fold metallo-hydrolase has product MSAKPEVTGFFDPRTWSIQYVVADPETKQCAIIDPVLDYDEKSAATATIHADAILEFIADRGYAVEWILDTHPHADHFTAVAYLKDQTGAPTAIGEKVVDVQKLWKGFYNWPDFPADGSQWDKLFADGETFKLGNIDARVMFSPGHTLASITYVIGDAAFVHDTLFMPDGGTARADFPGGSATQLWNSIQAILALPEETRIFTGHDYQPGGREPMWESTVAEQKAKNIHMSVHKTEAAFVAAREARDKTLAMPKLILHALQVNINAGRLPQAEDNGRRYLKIPLNLLDGAAWDD; this is encoded by the coding sequence ATGTCCGCCAAGCCCGAAGTCACCGGCTTTTTCGATCCGCGCACCTGGTCGATCCAGTATGTGGTGGCCGATCCGGAAACGAAGCAATGCGCCATTATCGATCCGGTGCTCGATTATGACGAGAAGTCGGCCGCGACCGCGACCATTCATGCTGATGCCATTCTCGAATTCATCGCCGACAGGGGCTATGCGGTCGAATGGATTCTCGACACCCACCCGCATGCCGATCATTTCACCGCCGTCGCCTATCTGAAAGACCAGACGGGCGCGCCCACCGCCATCGGTGAAAAAGTCGTCGACGTGCAAAAACTCTGGAAGGGCTTTTACAACTGGCCCGATTTTCCCGCCGACGGATCGCAATGGGATAAGCTGTTTGCCGATGGCGAGACGTTCAAGCTCGGCAATATCGATGCCAGGGTGATGTTCTCGCCCGGCCATACGCTGGCCTCGATCACCTATGTCATCGGTGACGCCGCCTTCGTTCACGACACGCTGTTCATGCCCGATGGCGGCACGGCGCGCGCCGATTTTCCCGGCGGCAGCGCGACCCAATTGTGGAACTCGATCCAGGCCATCCTGGCGCTGCCGGAGGAAACGCGCATCTTCACCGGCCATGATTATCAGCCCGGTGGCCGCGAGCCGATGTGGGAATCCACCGTCGCCGAGCAGAAGGCGAAGAACATTCACATGTCGGTCCACAAGACCGAGGCCGCGTTCGTCGCAGCCCGCGAGGCGCGCGACAAGACCCTCGCCATGCCCAAGCTGATCCTGCACGCCCTCCAGGTCAACATTAATGCCGGGAGGCTGCCTCAAGCCGAAGACAATGGACGGCGCTATCTCAAGATCCCGCTGAATCTGCTCGACGGCGCCGCCTGGGACGATTGA
- a CDS encoding metalloregulator ArsR/SmtB family transcription factor, whose product MAISNETQELKDKVGEATAFLKKLSNPDRLLVACALVEGERSVRALEDGLGIRQPGLSQQLAELRAAGLITGRKEGKQVFYRLADPRVETFVHTLHDLFCK is encoded by the coding sequence ATGGCGATTTCTAACGAAACCCAGGAACTCAAGGACAAGGTGGGCGAGGCCACCGCTTTTCTCAAGAAGCTGTCCAATCCCGACCGCCTGCTGGTCGCCTGCGCCCTGGTCGAGGGCGAACGTTCGGTGCGCGCGCTTGAGGATGGGTTGGGTATCCGCCAGCCGGGCCTGTCCCAGCAACTCGCCGAACTGCGCGCGGCCGGGCTGATCACCGGGCGCAAGGAAGGCAAGCAGGTATTCTACCGCCTTGCCGACCCGCGCGTCGAAACTTTCGTGCACACCCTGCACGACCTATTCTGCAAATGA
- a CDS encoding YeeE/YedE thiosulfate transporter family protein, which produces MTEFTPLLSLAGGSLIGFAAVLLMAFHGRIAGMTGILSGLVPPFSHDWGWRAAFLLGAVAAPALIVAATGFAIPFDSATPAPWLVVGGLIVGIGVYFGSGCTSGHGVCGMARLSPRSIIATLTFMASTVATVFVIRHLLGGLS; this is translated from the coding sequence ATGACCGAGTTCACTCCGTTGCTATCGCTGGCCGGCGGCAGCCTGATCGGGTTCGCCGCCGTGCTGCTGATGGCGTTTCACGGCCGCATCGCCGGCATGACCGGCATTCTTTCCGGCCTCGTGCCGCCCTTCTCCCATGATTGGGGCTGGCGGGCGGCGTTTCTGCTCGGCGCCGTGGCGGCCCCGGCCTTGATCGTGGCCGCGACCGGATTTGCCATTCCCTTCGACAGCGCCACGCCGGCCCCGTGGCTCGTCGTCGGGGGCCTGATCGTCGGCATCGGGGTTTATTTCGGCTCCGGCTGCACCTCCGGCCATGGCGTTTGCGGCATGGCGCGCCTGTCGCCGCGCTCGATAATCGCCACGCTCACCTTCATGGCCTCGACCGTCGCGACCGTCTTCGTCATTCGTCACCTCCTCGGAGGCCTGTCATGA
- a CDS encoding YeeE/YedE family protein produces MIRILSALMIGLLFGTGIALSGMANPAKVLNFFDFAGTWDPSLAFVMGGALIVTALGYFFVLKRQTPLFEPQFHLPARRDIDLPLIAGSAIFGLGWGIAGFCPGGAIPAMGLGQADAWIFAGAMIAGIALARLARHSLATHAAARAG; encoded by the coding sequence ATGATCCGTATCCTGTCCGCACTGATGATCGGCCTGCTCTTCGGCACCGGCATCGCGCTCTCCGGCATGGCCAATCCGGCCAAAGTGCTGAACTTCTTCGACTTCGCCGGCACCTGGGACCCCTCGCTCGCCTTCGTCATGGGCGGGGCGCTGATCGTCACCGCCCTCGGCTATTTCTTCGTCCTCAAGCGCCAGACGCCGCTCTTCGAGCCCCAGTTCCACCTCCCGGCGCGCCGCGATATCGACCTCCCGCTCATTGCCGGCTCGGCCATATTCGGCCTCGGCTGGGGCATTGCCGGTTTTTGCCCGGGTGGTGCTATTCCCGCAATGGGGCTTGGCCAGGCCGATGCCTGGATATTTGCTGGCGCGATGATTGCCGGCATCGCCCTGGCGCGGCTCGCCCGCCATTCGCTGGCCACACATGCGGCCGCCAGGGCGGGTTGA
- a CDS encoding TIGR01244 family sulfur transferase — translation MSIKKIDDRFAASGQIRPEDIEQLARDGYAAIICARPDDEDAGQPAFAEIASEAEKHGLKAVHIPVSGTPSPEQVSQFKAAMAAIEGPVLGYCRAGGRAASLYSAMEQ, via the coding sequence ATGAGCATCAAGAAGATCGACGACCGGTTCGCGGCCAGTGGGCAAATCCGTCCGGAAGACATCGAGCAATTGGCCAGGGATGGCTATGCCGCCATTATCTGCGCCAGGCCCGACGATGAAGATGCCGGCCAGCCCGCCTTTGCCGAGATCGCAAGCGAAGCGGAAAAACATGGCCTGAAAGCCGTTCATATTCCGGTCAGCGGCACGCCCTCGCCCGAGCAGGTGAGCCAATTCAAGGCAGCGATGGCGGCTATCGAGGGCCCGGTTCTGGGCTATTGCCGCGCCGGGGGCAGGGCGGCATCGCTCTATTCGGCAATGGAGCAGTAA
- the sulP gene encoding sulfate permease, giving the protein MSNAFRYLPFLQWAKTYDGGTLSSDLLAALIVTIMLIPQSLAYAMLAGLPAEVGLYASILPLVAYAIFGTSRTLAVGPVAVVSLMTASAIGQIAAEGTLDYLTAAIVLALLSGGMLVVMGIFRLGFLANFLSHPVISGFITASGLLIAAGQLRHILGLSGGGNTLPEIVISLSGHLAAINPPTLAIGIGVLGFLFFARKYFKPLLLALRMPARLADMMAKAAPILAVAATIALAGSFDLGAHGVALVGEIPQGLPAFGVPALSLDLVSALLAPAFLISVVGFVESVSVGQTLAAKRRQRIDPDQELIGLGAANIAAGLSSGYPVTGGFARSVVNFDAGAQTPAAGVFTAIGIALAALFLTPLLAGLPQATLAATIIVAVLTLVDLGAVRRVFIYSKSDFAAMAATILVTLGWGVELGIVAGVLLSLLLHLYRTSKPHVAIVGQVPGTEHYRNIERHSVLTRPEILSIRIDESLYFANSRFLEDTIAANVADRPELENVILMCSAVNAIDASALESLVEINRRLADAGIGFHLSEVKGPVMDRLKGTEFFKQLNGEIYLSQHEAVSAVKNALAAA; this is encoded by the coding sequence ATGTCCAATGCCTTCCGATATCTCCCCTTTCTTCAATGGGCGAAGACCTATGATGGCGGCACGCTGAGCAGCGACCTGCTGGCGGCACTGATCGTCACCATCATGCTGATCCCGCAATCGCTCGCTTATGCCATGCTGGCCGGCCTGCCGGCGGAAGTGGGGCTTTACGCGTCCATCCTGCCGCTGGTCGCCTATGCCATATTCGGCACCAGCCGCACGCTCGCAGTCGGGCCGGTGGCGGTGGTCTCGCTGATGACCGCTTCGGCAATCGGCCAGATCGCCGCCGAGGGCACGCTCGATTATCTCACCGCCGCCATCGTCCTCGCCTTGCTATCGGGCGGCATGCTCGTCGTCATGGGCATTTTCCGGCTCGGCTTCCTCGCCAATTTCCTCTCGCACCCGGTGATCTCGGGATTCATCACCGCCTCGGGCCTGCTGATCGCCGCCGGGCAATTGCGCCATATCCTTGGCCTCTCCGGTGGCGGCAACACGCTGCCTGAAATTGTCATCTCGCTTTCGGGCCATCTGGCGGCGATCAATCCGCCGACGCTGGCCATCGGCATCGGCGTGCTGGGTTTTCTGTTTTTTGCCCGCAAATATTTCAAGCCCCTGCTGCTCGCCCTCCGCATGCCGGCGCGCCTTGCCGACATGATGGCGAAGGCCGCGCCGATCCTCGCGGTCGCCGCCACTATCGCCCTTGCAGGCAGTTTCGATCTGGGCGCGCATGGTGTCGCATTGGTCGGTGAAATCCCCCAGGGCCTGCCGGCCTTCGGAGTGCCGGCCTTGTCGCTCGATCTGGTCTCGGCACTGCTGGCGCCGGCCTTCCTCATCTCGGTGGTGGGTTTCGTGGAATCGGTTTCCGTCGGCCAGACCCTGGCCGCCAAGCGTCGCCAGCGCATCGATCCCGACCAGGAACTGATTGGCCTCGGCGCCGCCAATATCGCGGCCGGATTGTCATCGGGCTATCCGGTCACCGGCGGTTTTGCGCGCTCGGTGGTCAATTTCGATGCCGGGGCGCAAACGCCGGCCGCCGGCGTGTTCACCGCGATCGGCATCGCGCTCGCCGCCTTGTTCCTCACCCCGTTGCTCGCCGGTCTCCCGCAGGCGACGCTGGCCGCCACCATCATCGTCGCGGTGCTGACGCTGGTGGATTTGGGCGCGGTAAGGCGGGTCTTTATCTATTCGAAATCCGACTTCGCCGCCATGGCCGCCACGATCCTGGTGACGCTCGGCTGGGGCGTGGAACTGGGCATTGTCGCCGGGGTGCTGCTGTCCTTGCTGTTGCATCTCTATCGGACCAGCAAGCCGCATGTCGCCATTGTCGGCCAGGTGCCCGGCACCGAACATTATCGCAATATCGAACGGCATTCCGTGCTCACCCGTCCGGAAATCCTCTCGATCCGTATCGATGAAAGCCTCTATTTCGCCAATTCGCGCTTTCTCGAAGACACCATCGCCGCCAATGTGGCCGATCGTCCCGAACTCGAAAACGTCATCCTGATGTGCTCGGCCGTCAATGCCATCGACGCCTCGGCGCTGGAAAGCCTCGTGGAGATCAACCGCCGCCTCGCCGATGCCGGCATCGGCTTCCACCTTTCCGAGGTCAAGGGACCGGTCATGGACCGGCTCAAGGGCACCGAGTTTTTCAAGCAGCTTAACGGCGAAATCTATCTCAGCCAGCACGAGGCCGTTTCCGCCGTAAAAAACGCATTGGC